In a single window of the Methanofollis ethanolicus genome:
- a CDS encoding TIGR00725 family protein translates to MQIAVIGTGTPSPDESAAAETVGALLAEQGAVLLCGGLGGVMEAACRGATAHGGTTVGIIPGLDGENPYVDIVVRSNMGQARNALLVASADAVIAVGGGYGTLSEIAFALKMKKEVFGVGTWTVEGVVPCAAPDEAVLRAVSATRRSRPSGSRPSPEGPS, encoded by the coding sequence ATGCAGATCGCAGTCATCGGTACCGGGACTCCCTCGCCGGACGAGTCGGCCGCGGCGGAGACGGTCGGCGCCCTCCTTGCAGAGCAGGGCGCCGTCCTCCTCTGCGGGGGCCTCGGGGGCGTGATGGAGGCGGCGTGCCGGGGAGCGACGGCGCACGGCGGGACGACCGTCGGGATCATCCCCGGCCTGGACGGGGAGAACCCGTACGTCGATATCGTCGTCAGGAGCAATATGGGCCAGGCGCGGAACGCTCTCCTCGTCGCCTCGGCCGACGCCGTCATCGCGGTCGGCGGCGGTTACGGCACCCTCTCGGAGATCGCCTTTGCACTGAAGATGAAAAAAGAGGTCTTCGGGGTGGGCACCTGGACGGTCGAGGGCGTCGTCCCCTGCGCCGCTCCCGACGAGGCGGTGCTCAGGGCAGTCTCCGCCACACGCCGGTCTCGGCCGTCCGGTAGCCGCCCATCTCCTGAAGGACCGTCTTGA
- a CDS encoding molybdopterin biosynthesis protein produces MVTRYLDLVSLARALEVIRERFGSRKPRTETVPLEEAAGRVTAGPIYARFSVPGIHISAMDGIAVRSAETHGASETRPIVLPDAVRVNTGNLVPPEYDAVIMIEDVWIGEGTWTIRKPAAPWQHVRPVGEDIGESEMILPSLHAVRPHELGALAAYGVTEVEVLAFSAGIVPTGSELVPAGTRPGPGQAVESNSLMAAAHLRALGVAARRYPIVPDEPDQIRAAIERGIRENDLLIVSAGSSAGTRDFTASLIAERGEVLVHGVGIKPAKPVIIGEVEGKPVIGLPGYPLAAYTILREVVTPLIGQYGFPVPEPETVDAVLTTTLHSDIGTDEFVLLSVGRVGERWVAVPQSRGAGVQMSAVRANALMTIPSSKEGAEAGETVGARLLVPRGQAEEGVLITGSHDPCLDRLADMVRPAGVGIHSTHVGSMGGLLTLKKRQCHAAPMHLIGPDGEYNLPYLRKYMPGEDLVLLCVAEREQGLISRDKVSFDDVPTLRYANRQKGSGTRVLFDRLLGERGIAPSGIRGYEREFTTHLGVALAVRSGEADCGMGVYSAAKALGLAFTPVTTERYELVMHADALDDPRVAAIAKAVASETFKTVLQEMGGYRTAETGVWRRLP; encoded by the coding sequence GTGGTGACGAGATACCTGGACCTCGTCTCCCTCGCCCGCGCCCTCGAAGTCATCAGGGAGAGGTTTGGCAGCAGAAAGCCGCGGACCGAGACCGTACCCCTCGAAGAGGCGGCGGGCCGGGTGACCGCGGGACCGATCTATGCCCGCTTCTCCGTGCCGGGCATACACATCTCGGCGATGGACGGGATCGCCGTCCGCAGCGCGGAGACGCACGGGGCCTCAGAGACCAGGCCCATCGTCCTCCCCGACGCCGTGCGGGTGAACACCGGCAACCTGGTGCCGCCCGAATACGACGCGGTGATCATGATCGAGGACGTCTGGATCGGCGAAGGCACCTGGACGATCCGGAAACCGGCGGCACCCTGGCAGCATGTGCGGCCTGTCGGCGAGGACATCGGGGAGTCGGAGATGATCCTCCCCTCCCTCCACGCGGTCCGTCCGCACGAACTCGGCGCCCTCGCCGCCTACGGGGTGACAGAGGTGGAGGTGCTCGCCTTCTCCGCGGGCATCGTACCGACAGGGAGCGAACTGGTGCCCGCGGGCACGCGGCCGGGACCGGGGCAGGCAGTGGAGAGCAACTCCCTGATGGCGGCGGCCCATCTCAGGGCCCTCGGCGTCGCGGCCAGGCGGTACCCGATCGTGCCGGACGAGCCAGACCAGATCAGGGCGGCGATCGAGAGGGGGATCAGGGAGAACGACCTCCTGATCGTCTCCGCGGGTTCGTCCGCGGGGACGCGGGACTTCACCGCTTCCCTCATCGCCGAACGCGGCGAGGTGCTCGTCCACGGCGTCGGGATCAAACCGGCAAAGCCGGTGATCATCGGGGAGGTCGAGGGCAAACCCGTCATCGGGTTGCCGGGATACCCCCTCGCCGCCTACACGATCCTGAGGGAGGTCGTCACGCCGCTGATCGGGCAGTACGGTTTCCCTGTCCCTGAACCGGAGACTGTGGACGCCGTTCTCACGACGACGCTCCACTCTGACATCGGCACCGACGAGTTCGTCCTCCTCTCCGTGGGGAGGGTCGGGGAGAGGTGGGTGGCGGTGCCCCAGTCGCGGGGCGCGGGCGTCCAGATGTCCGCGGTGCGGGCGAACGCCCTGATGACGATCCCGTCCTCGAAGGAGGGGGCCGAGGCCGGGGAGACGGTCGGGGCCCGTCTCCTCGTGCCGAGGGGGCAGGCGGAGGAAGGGGTGCTCATTACGGGGAGTCACGACCCCTGCCTGGACCGCCTGGCCGATATGGTCAGGCCGGCGGGCGTGGGCATCCACTCGACGCATGTCGGGTCGATGGGCGGTCTCCTGACCCTGAAGAAGCGGCAGTGCCATGCGGCGCCGATGCACCTCATCGGCCCGGACGGCGAGTACAACCTCCCGTACCTGCGGAAGTACATGCCTGGCGAGGACCTGGTCCTCCTCTGCGTCGCGGAGAGGGAGCAGGGGCTGATCTCGCGGGATAAAGTATCCTTCGACGACGTCCCGACCCTGCGGTACGCGAACCGACAGAAAGGATCGGGGACGCGGGTCCTCTTCGACCGTCTCCTCGGCGAACGCGGGATCGCGCCCTCCGGGATCCGGGGGTACGAGAGGGAGTTCACCACGCACCTGGGCGTCGCCCTGGCCGTCAGGTCGGGCGAGGCCGACTGCGGCATGGGGGTGTACTCCGCGGCGAAGGCCCTCGGTCTTGCCTTCACGCCGGTGACGACAGAGCGCTACGAACTGGTGATGCACGCCGACGCCCTCGACGACCCGCGGGTGGCGGCGATCGCGAAGGCGGTCGCCTCCGAGACCTTCAAGACGGTCCTTCAGGAGATGGGCGGCTACCGGACGGCCGAGACCGGCGTGTGGCGGAGACTGCCCTGA
- a CDS encoding molybdopterin molybdotransferase MoeA: MSLFLDVVPVAKAVEVVLSTARPVDTEEVRLEDALHRVLADDVRAGHDLPGFDRSVVDGYAVKASDTTGASEAIPAMLSLQGRIEMGRAPPGKVDAGTCWYIPTGGVLPAGADAVAMIEYSEAVGDEVLVQKPVAPGENVLSHDEDFATGAVVLKAGRRLTPQDLGVLASAGVAAVRVLGLPRVGIISTGNEVVPVEADLAPGQVRDANVYLCAGFVREHGCEPVRYGIIRDDPALLRPVLEEAVRECDCVLISGGSSKDMRDMTARVIADLGEVLVHGIAISPGKPTIIGTVGETPVIGLPGHPGSAYVVLAAVVGHLFAALSGAPVPVRRVRARLAANIPSAKGREDYVRVSVEGGQATPVFGKSGLLNTLVKSDGLVVVPAGREGLEEGDEVEVVLW; encoded by the coding sequence ATGAGCCTCTTTCTCGATGTGGTGCCGGTCGCAAAGGCCGTGGAGGTCGTCCTCTCGACCGCCCGGCCTGTCGACACCGAAGAGGTGCGGCTGGAAGACGCCCTCCACCGGGTGCTCGCCGACGACGTCAGGGCGGGCCACGACCTGCCCGGTTTCGACCGCTCGGTGGTGGACGGGTATGCCGTGAAGGCGTCGGACACGACCGGCGCCTCGGAGGCGATCCCGGCGATGCTCTCCTTACAGGGGAGGATCGAGATGGGCCGGGCGCCGCCGGGAAAGGTGGACGCCGGTACCTGCTGGTATATCCCGACAGGCGGGGTGCTCCCGGCAGGGGCGGACGCCGTCGCCATGATCGAATACTCGGAGGCGGTCGGGGACGAGGTGCTCGTCCAGAAGCCGGTCGCGCCCGGAGAGAACGTGCTCTCCCATGACGAGGACTTTGCGACCGGGGCTGTCGTCCTCAAGGCGGGGCGGCGTCTCACCCCGCAGGACCTCGGCGTCCTTGCCTCGGCAGGGGTGGCCGCGGTCAGGGTGCTCGGACTGCCGCGTGTCGGGATCATATCGACGGGAAACGAGGTGGTGCCGGTGGAGGCCGACCTCGCGCCCGGACAGGTGCGGGACGCCAACGTCTACCTGTGCGCGGGCTTCGTGCGTGAGCACGGGTGCGAACCGGTACGCTACGGCATCATAAGGGACGACCCGGCGCTCCTCAGGCCGGTCCTCGAAGAGGCCGTCAGGGAGTGCGACTGCGTCCTCATCTCGGGCGGGAGTTCGAAGGACATGCGGGACATGACCGCACGGGTGATCGCCGACCTCGGCGAGGTGCTGGTCCACGGGATCGCCATCTCACCGGGGAAACCGACGATCATCGGGACGGTCGGGGAGACGCCGGTGATCGGGTTGCCCGGCCACCCGGGATCGGCCTATGTCGTCCTGGCGGCGGTGGTCGGCCACCTGTTCGCGGCGCTCTCGGGCGCGCCCGTGCCTGTGCGCCGGGTGCGGGCGCGGCTTGCTGCGAACATCCCCTCGGCAAAGGGGCGAGAGGACTATGTCCGCGTCAGTGTCGAGGGGGGACAGGCGACGCCTGTCTTCGGGAAGTCGGGCCTGCTGAACACCCTGGTGAAGAGCGACGGCCTTGTCGTCGTTCCGGCAGGGCGGGAAGGCCTTGAGGAGGGCGACGAGGTGGAGGTGGTCCTGTGGTGA
- a CDS encoding D-aminoacyl-tRNA deacylase, translating into MHIAFLHSAIDPAGRNLARRIRELRAERDDWPLCRAASLSFHESGGRLIYAEGADRDLGADILVFLSRHSSSHPTPALTVHVTGNYGEPVFGGEARTLAPAAPAMMHAVLRGLARHAPPGYRASYEATHHGPTTLGTPSLFVEIGSTETEWNDPAAADAAARAVLEAVPEDAVPLVGFGGTHYAVRQTEIALSSKGAFGHIAPSREVPGLDRDLVAAMARQTGAVAAYLDRKALAKPDADRLQEILADTGLPVLSEGEITGIGDLSWETYTAVRATAEKIAPGCRVHIGTLAGTGDPVVVTIPAALVSEADKADPKAFREALDLLPAASVAGEHGEILPAFITFANQREEIIHYLISLCIKIIDDRWSTAAEGDDLVIMKARFDPDTARQLGVPKGPLFGRLSSGQPVEVGGRTITPTMVSSCSETRIHIPGLERYIDEVHS; encoded by the coding sequence ATGCATATTGCCTTCCTTCACTCGGCCATCGACCCTGCGGGACGAAACCTCGCCCGCCGGATCCGGGAACTCCGTGCAGAACGGGACGACTGGCCTCTCTGCCGGGCGGCATCTCTCTCCTTCCACGAGAGCGGAGGGCGCCTCATCTACGCGGAGGGTGCCGACAGGGACCTCGGCGCCGACATCCTTGTCTTCCTCTCCCGGCACTCGAGTTCGCACCCGACGCCGGCCCTCACCGTCCATGTCACCGGCAACTATGGGGAACCGGTCTTCGGCGGGGAGGCCCGGACCCTCGCCCCCGCGGCCCCGGCGATGATGCACGCCGTCCTCCGCGGTCTTGCCCGCCATGCCCCGCCCGGCTACCGCGCCAGTTACGAGGCGACCCACCACGGCCCGACGACCCTTGGCACTCCCTCTCTCTTCGTCGAGATCGGGAGCACCGAGACCGAGTGGAACGACCCTGCCGCGGCCGACGCCGCCGCCCGCGCCGTCCTGGAGGCCGTGCCCGAGGACGCGGTCCCTCTTGTCGGCTTCGGCGGCACCCACTATGCCGTCCGCCAGACCGAGATCGCGCTCTCATCGAAGGGGGCCTTCGGCCACATCGCGCCCTCGCGAGAAGTCCCCGGTCTCGACCGCGACCTCGTCGCCGCCATGGCCCGGCAGACCGGGGCGGTCGCCGCCTACCTCGACAGAAAAGCTCTTGCAAAACCCGACGCAGACCGTCTCCAGGAGATCCTCGCCGACACCGGGCTGCCCGTCCTCTCGGAAGGTGAGATCACCGGTATCGGGGACCTCTCCTGGGAGACGTACACGGCCGTTCGCGCGACGGCAGAAAAAATCGCACCGGGCTGCCGCGTCCATATCGGCACCCTTGCAGGGACGGGCGATCCGGTCGTTGTGACGATACCTGCGGCTCTCGTTTCAGAGGCGGATAAAGCCGACCCGAAAGCGTTCAGGGAGGCACTGGATCTCCTCCCCGCGGCATCGGTCGCTGGGGAGCACGGGGAGATCCTCCCGGCGTTCATCACCTTCGCGAATCAAAGAGAAGAAATAATACATTATTTAATATCCCTGTGTATTAAAATCATAGATGATCGGTGGAGCACTGCAGCTGAAGGGGACGACCTCGTCATCATGAAGGCGAGGTTCGACCCCGATACGGCCCGGCAGCTCGGGGTTCCGAAAGGCCCGCTCTTCGGACGTCTTTCGAGCGGTCAGCCCGTCGAGGTCGGAGGGCGGACGATCACCCCGACCATGGTCAGTTCCTGCAGTGAAACACGCATCCACATCCCGGGGTTGGAGAGGTATATCGATGAAGTCCATAGTTGA
- the ftsZ gene encoding cell division protein FtsZ: protein MKSIVEEALSRARDEFETAVQPDDDLEELLRDLKTEIVVVGCGGGGSNTMTRIAEEGVVGARLIAVNTDAQHLIRTKADKRILIGRQRTRGLGAGSIPQIGEEAALENEDQIKTSLEGADMVFITTGLGGGTGTGSAPIVAKAAHEEGALTIAVVTLPFTSEGSIRSENAEAGLERLRDVADTVIVVPNDRLLEVVPRLPLYAAFKVADEVLMRAVKGITELITVPGLVNLDFADVRTVMERGGVAMIGMGESDAEDKAADSVKKALRSPLLDVDISGATAALVNVVGGPDMTMAEAEGVVQEVYNRIDPSARIIWGAQVDPDMQGKVRTMLVVTGVNSPQIYGRGERKSLPRVAKEFDIDFLR from the coding sequence ATGAAGTCCATAGTTGAAGAGGCATTATCACGGGCACGAGACGAGTTTGAGACCGCCGTCCAGCCGGATGACGACCTTGAGGAACTCCTGCGAGACCTCAAGACCGAGATCGTCGTCGTCGGGTGCGGCGGCGGTGGCTCGAACACGATGACCAGGATCGCCGAGGAAGGCGTGGTGGGAGCGCGGCTCATCGCGGTCAACACCGACGCCCAGCACCTGATCCGCACCAAGGCCGACAAGAGGATCCTCATCGGCCGCCAGCGGACGCGCGGCCTCGGCGCCGGTTCCATTCCCCAGATCGGCGAGGAAGCCGCCCTGGAGAACGAGGACCAGATCAAGACGTCCCTGGAGGGTGCCGACATGGTCTTCATCACCACCGGCCTCGGCGGCGGCACCGGCACCGGCTCGGCCCCGATCGTCGCAAAGGCCGCGCACGAAGAGGGCGCACTGACGATCGCCGTCGTCACCCTCCCCTTCACCTCCGAGGGATCGATCCGGTCGGAGAACGCGGAGGCCGGTCTTGAACGCCTGCGCGACGTCGCCGACACCGTCATTGTCGTCCCGAACGACCGTCTCCTCGAAGTCGTGCCGCGTCTGCCCCTCTATGCCGCCTTCAAGGTTGCCGACGAGGTGCTCATGCGGGCGGTCAAGGGGATCACCGAACTGATCACCGTGCCCGGCCTCGTGAACCTGGACTTCGCCGATGTGCGGACCGTGATGGAGCGCGGCGGCGTCGCCATGATCGGCATGGGCGAGTCCGACGCCGAGGACAAGGCTGCCGACTCCGTGAAAAAGGCCCTGCGTTCGCCTCTTCTCGACGTGGACATCTCCGGCGCGACCGCCGCGCTTGTCAATGTCGTCGGCGGCCCCGACATGACGATGGCCGAAGCCGAGGGTGTCGTCCAGGAGGTCTACAACAGGATCGATCCCAGTGCCCGGATCATCTGGGGCGCCCAGGTCGACCCTGATATGCAGGGCAAGGTCCGGACGATGCTCGTCGTCACCGGTGTGAACTCCCCCCAGATCTATGGGCGGGGCGAGCGCAAGTCTCTTCCCCGCGTGGCGAAAGAATTTGATATAGACTTTCTGAGGTGA
- a CDS encoding protein translocase SEC61 complex subunit gamma, whose amino-acid sequence MEINVGSEKLGSLYEEYIQKYIRVLKLARTPSRDEFTKIALVAAMGVFIIGLIGFTIYELMLVLPH is encoded by the coding sequence ATGGAGATCAATGTCGGATCCGAAAAACTCGGCTCTCTCTATGAGGAGTATATCCAGAAATACATCCGCGTCCTGAAACTGGCGCGGACGCCGTCCCGTGATGAGTTTACCAAGATCGCCCTTGTTGCGGCAATGGGCGTCTTTATCATCGGTCTCATCGGGTTTACGATCTATGAGCTGATGCTCGTGCTGCCGCACTGA
- a CDS encoding transcription elongation factor Spt5 — translation MSMTSEIQTRVYAVKTTAKQERAVADGIYRAVLHDPSFKVKAVVAPDELKGYVLVEADEPHARIAELIETVPSARTVVPGETSLAEVGHYLVPKPAVSGIDEGTIVELIAGPFKGEKAVVKRVDSSKEEITVELYEAMVPIPITVRGDNVRVIDRGEA, via the coding sequence ATGTCCATGACCAGCGAAATACAGACCCGGGTATATGCCGTCAAGACGACGGCAAAACAGGAGCGTGCCGTCGCGGACGGGATATATCGTGCGGTTCTGCACGACCCGTCCTTCAAGGTGAAGGCGGTGGTCGCTCCCGATGAACTGAAAGGCTACGTCCTTGTCGAGGCCGATGAGCCCCACGCACGTATTGCCGAACTGATCGAGACGGTGCCGAGCGCCCGGACAGTGGTGCCCGGCGAGACCTCCCTTGCAGAGGTCGGCCATTATCTCGTTCCGAAACCGGCCGTGTCCGGTATCGACGAGGGTACGATCGTCGAGCTCATTGCCGGACCTTTCAAGGGGGAAAAGGCCGTCGTCAAGAGGGTCGACTCCTCCAAGGAGGAGATCACCGTCGAGTTGTACGAGGCCATGGTGCCGATCCCGATCACCGTGCGCGGCGACAATGTCCGCGTGATCGACCGTGGCGAAGCCTGA
- a CDS encoding 50S ribosomal protein L11 translates to MAETVEVLVPGGKATAGPPIGPALGPLGINVKAVIDEINKKTAEFNGMQVPVTIDVDEKKNFTVTVGIPPTTALVMKEAGIEKGSGEPSTQFVGDLPLEAAVRIARMKFDDMLSYRLKSAVKEVVGTCVSIGVTVEGRKPKEMLAAIDAGEFDSMLEN, encoded by the coding sequence ATGGCAGAAACGGTCGAGGTATTAGTACCCGGTGGAAAGGCAACTGCAGGCCCACCTATTGGTCCTGCCCTGGGTCCCCTCGGTATCAACGTGAAAGCGGTCATTGACGAGATCAATAAGAAGACCGCTGAATTCAACGGCATGCAGGTGCCGGTGACGATCGACGTCGACGAGAAGAAGAACTTCACCGTAACGGTGGGTATTCCTCCGACGACAGCACTCGTCATGAAGGAAGCTGGTATCGAGAAGGGGTCCGGCGAGCCGTCCACTCAGTTCGTGGGTGATCTGCCGCTCGAGGCCGCTGTCAGAATCGCGCGCATGAAGTTCGACGACATGCTCTCCTACCGCCTGAAGTCGGCGGTCAAGGAAGTTGTCGGGACCTGTGTCTCTATCGGTGTGACGGTCGAAGGCCGCAAGCCGAAGGAGATGCTGGCAGCGATCGATGCGGGCGAGTTCGACAGTATGCTCGAGAACTAA
- a CDS encoding 50S ribosomal protein L1 codes for MVEREQILKAVQAALETAPERKFTESVDLTINLKNIDMAQPKNRIDETILLPHGMGTPIKVAVLGKGEITTQAKEVNVDLIISPEEIERLGGEPREARKIANEYRFFLAETSVMGLVGRWLGPRLGPRGRMPMPIQTGMDVRPIIERLRSSVKIRSKDKKVFHAPVGSTTMAPEELADNIDAVMKKIESVLEQGPQNVRSVYVKTTMGPAVRLI; via the coding sequence ATGGTTGAGAGAGAACAGATATTGAAGGCTGTGCAGGCGGCTCTTGAGACTGCGCCGGAACGCAAGTTCACGGAGAGCGTTGATCTCACGATCAACCTCAAGAATATCGACATGGCGCAGCCGAAAAACCGTATTGATGAGACTATCCTTCTCCCGCACGGTATGGGCACGCCGATAAAGGTCGCTGTCCTCGGAAAGGGCGAGATCACGACGCAGGCAAAAGAAGTCAACGTCGACCTGATCATCAGCCCCGAAGAGATCGAGCGCCTGGGCGGCGAGCCCCGTGAGGCACGGAAGATCGCAAACGAGTACCGCTTCTTCCTTGCGGAAACAAGCGTGATGGGTCTTGTGGGTCGCTGGCTCGGTCCGAGGCTCGGTCCCCGCGGCAGGATGCCGATGCCGATCCAGACCGGGATGGACGTCCGTCCGATCATCGAGAGGCTCCGCTCCTCGGTGAAGATCCGGTCGAAGGACAAGAAGGTCTTCCACGCGCCTGTGGGCAGCACCACGATGGCCCCTGAGGAACTTGCAGACAACATCGACGCGGTCATGAAAAAGATCGAGTCTGTGCTCGAGCAGGGTCCGCAGAATGTCCGCTCGGTCTATGTGAAGACGACCATGGGTCCGGCAGTGAGGCTGATCTAA
- a CDS encoding 50S ribosomal protein L10 encodes MALYTHHLPVWKKNQVDEIKQHFVDYPVVGLVDMYGIPASQLQHIRQNLREVAYIKMTRNTLTSRALDEVGGEVATMAGHIAGQSALIFTKENPFKLYKLLEQTKTKMAAKPGETAPEDIVVAKGPTSFKPGPIVGELQQAGIPAVIEAGKVKIKDTKTVVKKGEVISAKMADVLAKLDVKPMDVGLILRAAFQNGTVFAPETLAIDESVYLGKITLAAQQAFNLSVNAAIPTTETTGAILAKAVRDARSLGIEAGVYEKDIIDAIIGKAYRSSLALKGIVEE; translated from the coding sequence ATGGCGCTCTACACTCACCACCTGCCCGTATGGAAGAAGAACCAGGTCGATGAGATCAAGCAGCACTTTGTCGATTACCCGGTGGTCGGGCTCGTGGATATGTACGGTATCCCGGCGAGTCAGCTCCAGCACATCAGGCAGAACCTCCGCGAGGTCGCCTATATCAAGATGACCCGCAACACCCTGACCTCTCGTGCTCTCGACGAGGTCGGTGGCGAGGTCGCCACGATGGCCGGGCACATTGCCGGACAGAGTGCGCTTATCTTCACGAAGGAAAACCCCTTCAAGCTCTACAAGCTCCTTGAGCAGACGAAGACGAAGATGGCCGCAAAGCCGGGCGAAACTGCTCCGGAGGACATCGTCGTTGCCAAGGGCCCGACGAGCTTCAAGCCCGGTCCGATCGTCGGCGAGCTTCAGCAGGCCGGCATTCCGGCCGTGATCGAGGCCGGCAAGGTCAAGATCAAGGACACGAAGACGGTCGTGAAGAAGGGCGAGGTCATCTCCGCGAAGATGGCCGACGTGCTCGCAAAGCTTGACGTCAAGCCGATGGATGTCGGTCTGATCCTTCGGGCGGCATTCCAGAACGGCACGGTGTTTGCACCTGAGACGCTCGCGATCGACGAGTCGGTCTACCTTGGCAAGATCACGCTCGCGGCCCAGCAGGCATTTAACCTGTCGGTGAACGCAGCGATCCCGACCACGGAGACGACCGGTGCGATCCTGGCGAAGGCCGTCCGCGACGCCCGCAGCCTCGGTATCGAGGCCGGTGTCTACGAGAAGGATATCATCGACGCGATCATTGGAAAGGCGTACAGATCATCGCTTGCTCTGAAGGGAATTGTCGAAGAATAA
- the rpl12p gene encoding 50S ribosomal protein P1, whose translation MEYIYAALLLHNAGKDINEENVKAVLSAAGIAADDARVKALVAALDGVDIEEAISKAAVATVAAAPAAAAPAAAAPVEEEAEEEKKEEEEESGMAGLGALFG comes from the coding sequence ATGGAATACATCTACGCTGCACTGCTCCTGCACAACGCAGGCAAGGACATCAACGAAGAGAATGTCAAGGCTGTTCTCTCCGCTGCCGGTATCGCCGCTGACGACGCTCGTGTGAAGGCCCTCGTGGCCGCACTCGACGGTGTTGACATTGAGGAGGCCATCTCGAAGGCCGCCGTCGCCACCGTTGCCGCTGCACCCGCCGCAGCCGCTCCGGCCGCAGCCGCCCCTGTTGAGGAAGAGGCTGAGGAAGAGAAGAAGGAAGAGGAAGAAGAGTCCGGCATGGCCGGCCTCGGTGCCCTCTTCGGCTAA
- a CDS encoding M24 family metallopeptidase encodes MHSSDGTVPEAELKDRMGRFRARMDADNPDWELAVFFGKINLYYFTGTMQDGMLLVPRDDEAVFRVRRSYERACDESLFPCIRPMGSFRDAAGDLGHPFGTVHLETELVPLALLQRFRKHFPFDHTQSLDRQAAKVRAVKSAYELGCMERAGEVHRRVLEERVPGLLREGMTEMAFITALYDVMVEEGHQGIVRFGGFGTEMAVGQVGFGESSIYPTCFDGPGGSYGLSPAVPLLGSRERRLKRGDLVFVDVGCGVAGYHTDKTMTYMFGAPLPDEAVLAHRRCVEVQHRTAAMLRPGAVPSAIYDAVMGDLEPAFRENFMGFGARQAKFLGHGIGLQVDEMPVIARGFDDPLEENMVFAVEPKKGIRGVGMVGTENTFVVTPAGGRCITGDHPGLMPVW; translated from the coding sequence ATGCACAGCAGCGACGGTACCGTCCCGGAAGCCGAACTCAAAGACCGTATGGGCCGGTTCAGGGCCAGGATGGACGCGGACAACCCGGACTGGGAACTCGCCGTCTTCTTCGGCAAAATCAACCTTTACTATTTCACCGGCACCATGCAGGACGGCATGCTGCTGGTCCCCCGCGACGACGAGGCCGTATTCAGGGTGCGCCGGAGTTACGAAAGGGCCTGCGACGAGTCGCTCTTTCCCTGCATCAGGCCGATGGGCAGTTTCCGCGACGCCGCGGGAGACCTCGGCCACCCGTTCGGGACCGTGCACCTGGAAACAGAACTGGTGCCTCTCGCGTTGCTGCAGAGGTTCAGGAAACATTTCCCCTTCGACCACACGCAGTCCCTCGACCGGCAGGCGGCGAAGGTCAGGGCCGTCAAGAGCGCGTACGAACTCGGGTGCATGGAGCGGGCCGGCGAGGTCCACCGCCGCGTCCTCGAAGAGCGGGTGCCCGGCCTCCTGCGGGAGGGAATGACGGAGATGGCGTTTATCACCGCCCTCTATGACGTCATGGTCGAGGAAGGCCACCAGGGCATCGTGCGGTTCGGCGGGTTCGGCACCGAGATGGCGGTCGGGCAGGTGGGGTTCGGCGAGAGTTCGATCTATCCCACCTGCTTCGACGGGCCGGGCGGCAGTTACGGCCTGTCCCCGGCCGTGCCCCTGCTCGGCAGCCGCGAGAGACGGCTGAAGAGGGGCGACCTGGTCTTCGTCGATGTCGGGTGCGGCGTCGCGGGCTACCACACCGACAAGACCATGACCTATATGTTCGGCGCCCCGCTCCCCGACGAGGCGGTCCTGGCCCACCGGCGATGCGTGGAGGTCCAGCACAGGACCGCGGCGATGCTCCGGCCCGGGGCGGTGCCGTCGGCGATCTACGACGCCGTCATGGGAGACCTGGAGCCGGCGTTTCGTGAGAACTTCATGGGTTTCGGCGCACGGCAGGCAAAGTTCCTGGGCCACGGCATCGGCCTCCAGGTCGACGAGATGCCGGTGATCGCGCGGGGTTTCGACGACCCCCTGGAGGAGAACATGGTCTTCGCGGTCGAACCCAAGAAAGGTATCAGGGGCGTCGGCATGGTGGGGACCGAGAACACCTTCGTGGTCACGCCCGCAGGGGGGCGGTGCATCACCGGCGACCACCCAGGCCTGATGCCGGTCTGGTGA
- a CDS encoding cupin domain-containing protein has translation MIVKHTSDVPAEQQERPGFSGMSARFLLTVGDGCPRYALRLMEFAPGGCTSYHRHKEEHEMYILEGEAVCVGDGKETPVKAGDAVYVAPSEYHQMKNTGDGVMRMICTVPIFAGKDGKTTTPCDE, from the coding sequence ATGATCGTCAAACATACGTCTGATGTCCCTGCCGAACAACAGGAGCGGCCTGGCTTTTCCGGAATGAGTGCACGCTTCCTCCTGACCGTGGGCGACGGGTGTCCGCGGTACGCGTTGCGGCTGATGGAGTTCGCCCCGGGCGGGTGCACCTCGTACCACCGGCACAAAGAGGAGCACGAGATGTATATTCTTGAGGGCGAAGCGGTGTGCGTTGGCGACGGAAAAGAAACTCCCGTGAAGGCCGGAGACGCGGTCTACGTCGCGCCCTCTGAGTACCACCAGATGAAGAACACCGGCGACGGCGTGATGCGGATGATCTGCACGGTGCCGATCTTCGCGGGGAAGGACGGAAAGACGACGACGCCGTGCGACGAGTGA